The Terriglobus sp. TAA 43 sequence CTTTATGTGACGCAGCCGGACAACACCTATGCCGTGGATGCACGCAGCGGTGAAGTGCTGTGGCACTACTACTGGAAGACGCGTGGCGGTACGCACATTGGCAATCGCGGCGTTGCTTTATATAAGGACTATCTCTTCTTCGAGACGCCGGATGACTATCTTGTTTCGCTGGAAGTGAAGACGGGCAAGGAACGCTGGCATAAGAAGCTGGCCGATGTGGAGGGCGGATACTTCGCCACACCCGCGCCGATTGTGATCAAGAACCATGTAATTGCAGGCGTGGGTAACGACATTGATGCGCCGAGCTTTTTGAAGTCGTTTGATCCTGAGACTGGTGAGCTGCAGTGGACGTGGTACGTGACGCCGCAGAATGCTGGCGATCCCGGTCTTGATTCGTGGAAGAACCTGGATGCTGCTCGCCATGGTGGCGGCGGTACCTGGGTGACGGGTGCGTATGACCCGGAGACGAACTACTACATCATGAGCACGGGCAATCCCACGCCGAGCTGGACGAACGGCAACCGCGGCGACGGCGACAATCTGTACGCCTGCTCGCTGGTGGCGCTGGATGTGGATACCGGCAAGCTGAAGTGGTACATGTCCACTTCGCCGCATGACACGCACGATTACGATTCCGCGCAGACGCCGGTGCTGGTGGACGGTGTGTTCAACGGACGCAAGCGGAAGCTGGCTGTGACGGCTGCTCGTAACGGCTACTTCTTTGTGGTGGATCGTGTGACGGGTGAGCATCTGTTGACCACGAAGTATGGCGAGACGACGAACTGGTCGAACAAGCTGACGCCACGTGGTGGACCGTATCCTGATCCGGCTAAGGATGCTTCGATTGGTGGCAGCCTTATCTCACCGGCTTCGGGCGGTACTGTGAACTGGCAGCCTCCGGCTTATTCGCCGCAGACGGGTCTGCTGTACCAGTATGAGAACAACGGATTCTCCGAGGCGTTCCTGACTGATCCTGATCCGCGTGGCGCTATGGGATTGGGTGGCAAGGATGAGCTTTCCATCGGTACGTACTCGAACTACATCTCGGGTATCGACTACAAGACGGGCAAGGCGCGGTGGCGTCATGCGCTGTATGGACAGGGCACGGGCGGCGGCGGTTTGCTGGCGACGGCTGGTGGTCTGCTGTTCAGCGGCGACGGTTCGGGCAACCTGGTGGCATTCGATACGGCGAATGGCAATCCGCTGTGGCACGCGCACATTGGCAGCATCACGAATGCTCCGCAGACGTTTGTTCTGGATGGACATCAGTACGTGATCGCGGCTTCGGGCGATACAGTGTATGCGTTTGAGTTGTTGTAATCGTCGTAAGGACGTGAAGGCGGATGGCGATTGCCATCCGCCTTTTTGTTTTCTTGATGCGTTGTAGTGGTGTTGAGGAATGCAGGTCCTTCGGCTCCGCTCAGGATGACGACCTTGCGGACGTATGAGCTTCACTTCGCGAAGCTGGCTTAGGTGTGTGGCTGGAAGGGTTTGAAACTGTCGCTGCGCTAGGATGCGTTGGGATTCTTCGCTGCGCACACGAATGACCGCCTGAAAGCGCTGCTGATACCGTTAGGTTTCTTACCTAAGCTCAGAAGCAGCATGGAAGACGATAAGTAACTACGGGAGGTGTTCTACGGAATAGCTCGCGGGGATCTTGGGAGCTTCGAACTGGTCGTCTTCCAGCGTTTGATTCACGGAGAGTTCCGTGATGGTCATGTTCAGCGTGATCTCGTCCTGAGGCCGACGGATGGTGATCTTCGAGGGGAAGGTGGTCTCGCCGAACATTTTGTAGTCGCTGTAGTTGGCGACCGTGACCAGCTGGCCCTTCTCGTCGTAGATGTCTTGCTGGTAGGGCAGCAGCGTGGAACGGCCAATGTGGATGACGCGCTGCGTCTTCAGTTCCTGGCTGTTCTCTACCGGGCGATAGATACCGAACTCATATTCCGGCTCGTCCACGATGTATTTCTTTGTGGGGTCGGGCTGGTAGATGCGATCGTCGGAGGTCATGGAGACGAGTTCGCCAGTCTTCGCGCTCTGGATCAGAAGCGAGTCCGTGAACATGTCAGGCCGCAGGTTTTCCAGCGCGTTCTTCGACGGCGTGGTGACCGTGTTGGAGCCGGTGACAGCGCGGCTCTTGGGCGGGATCACGAGTGTGAAGTTCTGGCCGTTGGTGACCATGTCGATCATCCGCGTGTGAATGGCGGGGAGCAGTCCAAGGAAATGGAAGTCGCCGGGCTTGCGGATGAGGATGTAACCGTTGAACGAGGTGTAGTCGACGACCTTGCCCTGCTTGCCGCCGCCGGTTGAGGCTTGCATCTCAACGGAGGCTTTCAGGGTCTTGATGCTGTTGTAGCGATCCGTGGTGGACTTAACGACCTGATCGAGCGATGACGAAAGCACCTGGTCCGGATGATGGGTCTTCATGACGGAGCGCGTCGTACGAAGGCAACCACCCAGCGCTGGTAAGAGCGCCAGGAGCAGCAGTGAGTTCCTTCGAGCGTGCTTCATCGTTTCCAAACGTCCAGTGTATTGACTGGCGCAAAATCGCCACAGCGACGATCTACGCCAGCCACTCGGGGTATCAGGTATTGGATGCAAGTTTGACCTGATCGATGTGACTTTTCTACCGCTGGTACCCGCCCCGTAACGTGTTGGGATTAACGGGCATTCGGCAATAGACCAGCCTCAACCAGAGTAGGCGGCTTGCGCAGCCTGGTCACCTGTTCATAGGCATAGGCCCAGCCGAGGAGGTCGCCGTCGTGCCAGGGGCGTGTGCTGATCTCGAGGCCGAAGGGCAGGCCGCTGTCGTAGAAACCAGCCGGAACCACCACGGCAGGGACGCCGATGTTGTTGTTCCAGCCGGTGGAGGAGTGCGGGCCGCTGGAAAGTTGGCCGTTCTGGGGCATGGTTTCGTCTGGTGGCGGCATCTGCGCGCTGGGGTAGATCAC is a genomic window containing:
- a CDS encoding acido-empty-quinoprotein group A, which produces MARRLLTFAAALLLAPLAPAQNVTNADIAKPLQNEWLTYNGDYTARRYSALTAVNRQTVKHLTLAWTSKMTPGDGLAPLTGYSKVRPTLITGGQGPGGLGAGGIKGTILQHDGILYVTQPDNTYAVDARSGEVLWHYYWKTRGGTHIGNRGVALYKDYLFFETPDDYLVSLEVKTGKERWHKKLADVEGGYFATPAPIVIKNHVIAGVGNDIDAPSFLKSFDPETGELQWTWYVTPQNAGDPGLDSWKNLDAARHGGGGTWVTGAYDPETNYYIMSTGNPTPSWTNGNRGDGDNLYACSLVALDVDTGKLKWYMSTSPHDTHDYDSAQTPVLVDGVFNGRKRKLAVTAARNGYFFVVDRVTGEHLLTTKYGETTNWSNKLTPRGGPYPDPAKDASIGGSLISPASGGTVNWQPPAYSPQTGLLYQYENNGFSEAFLTDPDPRGAMGLGGKDELSIGTYSNYISGIDYKTGKARWRHALYGQGTGGGGLLATAGGLLFSGDGSGNLVAFDTANGNPLWHAHIGSITNAPQTFVLDGHQYVIAASGDTVYAFELL
- a CDS encoding outer membrane lipoprotein-sorting protein, with amino-acid sequence MKHARRNSLLLLALLPALGGCLRTTRSVMKTHHPDQVLSSSLDQVVKSTTDRYNSIKTLKASVEMQASTGGGKQGKVVDYTSFNGYILIRKPGDFHFLGLLPAIHTRMIDMVTNGQNFTLVIPPKSRAVTGSNTVTTPSKNALENLRPDMFTDSLLIQSAKTGELVSMTSDDRIYQPDPTKKYIVDEPEYEFGIYRPVENSQELKTQRVIHIGRSTLLPYQQDIYDEKGQLVTVANYSDYKMFGETTFPSKITIRRPQDEITLNMTITELSVNQTLEDDQFEAPKIPASYSVEHLP